DNA sequence from the Cyanobium sp. WAJ14-Wanaka genome:
AAGCTCCTGGGCTATGCCATGGCGCAACAGCAGGATTTCAAGCAAAGCTCAACCGGGCCTTGAAATGCAGCCCATTGGTTTCGGGTTCAAGCCCCACTGTCAGGCCATCTACCGAGGCCGCCAGGGGCTGGCCAGCCAGGCCCGAGAGCAGTCGCCAGGTACCCCAACCCTGGATCAGGCCCTGGGCCTTAGGGCCCGCCATCGCCCATTGGAGGGGGGCCTTGGGCATCGCCAGCTCTGTCAACTGGTTTTGACGCTGCTGGGGACCCTGGCGCAGGTCCCGTTGTTGCTGGAGCACCGCCAGGGTTTGGCCCCACCAGGCAATGGTGCCCTCGGCGCTGCGGGCCCCCTCGAGGCTGGCCTGGAGCGGCTCCCTAACGGAGGCGGGGGATTTGAGCCGAGTCCAGACCTGGAGGGGAGGCCCCCCCTCCACCGCCAGGGGGGCGGTGATCAGGCCCTGGCCAGGCAAGGCCCCGTCTAGGGCCTCGGGGGCTGGCTGGTTAAGGCCCGTACCGATCTGCCAACCCTCGGCTGCCTCACTCCAGAGCAGGGGGCCGGCATCGGCCAGGGCCACCAGGGCAGGGATTGGGCTAGGGGTTGTGGGTTCCGGAGAAGTGGGTTCGGCGGAAGTGGAATCAGGGGAGCTGGTTTCGGCCAGGATTGCCTGGAGCAGGGGCTGCCAGGGGGCGGGCCAGCCGGCGGGGTTTTGGAGCAGGGCCAAGCTGCTCTTCTGGCCATGCAGAGCGGCCAACAGGGCAGCCGTGCGGCTGGTGTCGGGCAAGGGTCGCCAGGGCAAATTCCCCTCGTCCAGGCCAACCACCACGTCGGCCACCAGGGTTCCCCGCTCTGGCCTCAGGGTCGCCAGCAGATCCTTCACCCCTGCCTGATCAATCAGATCTTTCGGCAGGCCCAACCATGGGGCCATCGCCTCTGGTCGGGCAGTGAGCAGGGCAGAACCCTGGGCCAACCGCTTCACCCCAGCCTGGAAGCTGGCGGTGGTGGCCTGGTTGAGGCCATCGATCTGGGAAACGTCGAGGGCCTGTTGGAGCACGCCCTGGCCGGAGGCGATCAGCACCAGGTCGTCGTTGATTAGGGCGGTGGCCAGGGGCATCGGGGTGGAGCCCACCAGGGCGCCGCGGCCGCTGATCAAACCCATGCCCCGATAGGTGCTGACCTGCACATCGGTGCCGGCGAGGCTGCGGACTTGCCAGAAACGCTGTAGGAAGCGCCTGGCTCCATCGCCATGGCGGCTGCGCAGGGCCAGTAACCAACCCTGGGGCGCCTCTGACGATCCCCCGTTGATCAAGGCCAGGCTGGTCTCCGGACCCAGCCAACTGGCCAATTCGGCCTGGTAATCGATCCCGGCGGCGGCAAAGGCGCCATCGCGCAAACGGGCAACGGTTGCGGCCGCCTGGTGGCGCCGGGCCGTGGGCGCCACGGCCCGGCCATAGACCACGGGCTGCTCTGGATCGGTGAGCCAGTAAAGGCTTAAGGGCGTTAGGCGCGGCACAAAACGGGCTGCCATGGGCACCGCCAGCAGCTGGTTCTGCAACTTCAGCGGTGACTGGCGCAGCACGATCCACCAACCTCCAAAACCGAGGCTTGCCA
Encoded proteins:
- a CDS encoding DUF3352 domain-containing protein, which encodes MKARPFLAVVLAVAIVLASLGFGGWWIVLRQSPLKLQNQLLAVPMAARFVPRLTPLSLYWLTDPEQPVVYGRAVAPTARRHQAAATVARLRDGAFAAAGIDYQAELASWLGPETSLALINGGSSEAPQGWLLALRSRHGDGARRFLQRFWQVRSLAGTDVQVSTYRGMGLISGRGALVGSTPMPLATALINDDLVLIASGQGVLQQALDVSQIDGLNQATTASFQAGVKRLAQGSALLTARPEAMAPWLGLPKDLIDQAGVKDLLATLRPERGTLVADVVVGLDEGNLPWRPLPDTSRTAALLAALHGQKSSLALLQNPAGWPAPWQPLLQAILAETSSPDSTSAEPTSPEPTTPSPIPALVALADAGPLLWSEAAEGWQIGTGLNQPAPEALDGALPGQGLITAPLAVEGGPPLQVWTRLKSPASVREPLQASLEGARSAEGTIAWWGQTLAVLQQQRDLRQGPQQRQNQLTELAMPKAPLQWAMAGPKAQGLIQGWGTWRLLSGLAGQPLAASVDGLTVGLEPETNGLHFKARLSFA